The Chryseobacterium glaciei DNA window GATGAAAGGGTTTCTGAGGATTTACTGAAAGAAATTTGTACACTGTGCAATGACGATGAACCTAATAAACGGAACGTATATTTAGTAAGAAGGAAGGTTGTAATAGATGATAAGATTCTGAAATGGAATTTCTCAACATCTTTTTGGATAGAAAGACTGGTGAAGCCAAATAAAGTTAAATTTCAGGGAATTGTACATGAAAAACTAATCTATGAAGGAGGAAACGGATTTTTAAATAATTATATTTTACATCATCAGTTTTCAAAAGGAGTAGACCATTGGATGATGAGAAGAAAAAAATATGCACAAATGGAAACAAGAGCTGATGAGATGATAAGATGGGAAGACATAAATGATAATGTGATATCAAAAAGGCTTAAATTGAAAAATTTTATTGTTTCAAATGTACCTTTTTTCTATTTTATTTATTTTTTCTATAATTTTTTTGTAAAACTTACTTTTCTGGACGGCTATAAAGGAGTGAAGTATATAACACTTGAAACATATTCTCTATATTTAATTTCTAAATACAAAAAAAAATGCTAGATAACCTTAAGTACCTTAAATATTTGCCTGCTCTTATAAAAAAAGACAGAATTTCAGAAGTTACCTTTTTTATTACAGATATATGCAATATGAAATGCAAGCATTGTTTTGTATTAGATGCATTAAATAAAAAACTGCCTTTGCTGAGCCCAGATGAAATAAGGAAAATGGGGAAATTCGTTACTCCGGTTCAGAGAGTACATGTGGGTGGAGGAGAGCCATTTACTCGAAAAGATTTGCATGAGGTAATTGAGGCAATTGCTGAAACATGGGATCCTGGTGTTATTTGTATTCCGACAAACGGTTGGTTTACTGACAGAATTCTAGAGTTTATCGATTATTATGGAAAAAAAGGCAAAGGTAGTATTAGAATTCATTTTTCTATTAACTCTCCTTATCCTGAAGATATGGATCAGTTTACTACTTTAAAGGAAAGTTTTAAAAAATGGAAGGATTCTATTACAAAAGCTATAGAAGCCGCAAAAAAATATAAAAACATTACTATTGTTGCTTTGGCAACATATAATGAATATAATCAGAATGTTTTCAAAGAATTGATTGACTATTTGCATCAAGAGATAAAAGTTCCCGATTTCAGTTTTCAAATTGCCAGAACTCATGAAAAATATAACCCTGACTTAGATTATCAGAGATTTAAAGAAGTAAATAATTATTATTTTGATAATTATAATACTCAAGATGCCTTCATTTCTTCCTTCAGAAAGCTCTCACGTGAGAAAAGTGTAAGCTATTTTGAGAATCCTGTCTTCAAGAAAGAATGTACTTCTGGTAA harbors:
- a CDS encoding glycosyltransferase family 2 protein gives rise to the protein MNNFSVLILTYNEEINIADCIKSVSRSNDIVILDSFSTDCTEEIVRSLKVRFYRKEFINYSDQRNHGLHNIKFKNEYVLILDADERVSEDLLKEICTLCNDDEPNKRNVYLVRRKVVIDDKILKWNFSTSFWIERLVKPNKVKFQGIVHEKLIYEGGNGFLNNYILHHQFSKGVDHWMMRRKKYAQMETRADEMIRWEDINDNVISKRLKLKNFIVSNVPFFYFIYFFYNFFVKLTFLDGYKGVKYITLETYSLYLISKYKKKC
- a CDS encoding radical SAM protein gives rise to the protein MLDNLKYLKYLPALIKKDRISEVTFFITDICNMKCKHCFVLDALNKKLPLLSPDEIRKMGKFVTPVQRVHVGGGEPFTRKDLHEVIEAIAETWDPGVICIPTNGWFTDRILEFIDYYGKKGKGSIRIHFSINSPYPEDMDQFTTLKESFKKWKDSITKAIEAAKKYKNITIVALATYNEYNQNVFKELIDYLHQEIKVPDFSFQIARTHEKYNPDLDYQRFKEVNNYYFDNYNTQDAFISSFRKLSREKSVSYFENPVFKKECTSGKLRVVVSPTGDVYPCEKLGYPNLKEMNKWLLGNIRDFNYNLNELVASTSASACYNKICSSKCHCDHNIDQSLSLLSDKKHRKELLRETLKKVIKK